Proteins encoded by one window of Gammaproteobacteria bacterium:
- a CDS encoding ATP-binding cassette domain-containing protein encodes MNNQIVLHCEELTRQFTDGERVIKVLEGIDLKLMAGQSLAVIGASGSGKTTLLQLLGGLDTPSSGSVSICGNNLSAVSELKRGDLRNRYLGFVYQFHHLLPEFSALENVAMPLLIRREKSEVAFAAAKDILEQVGLGHRLTHKPGMLSGGERQR; translated from the coding sequence ATGAATAATCAGATTGTTTTGCATTGCGAAGAATTAACCCGCCAATTCACCGACGGTGAACGTGTGATTAAAGTGCTCGAGGGTATTGATTTGAAACTCATGGCGGGGCAGTCTTTGGCGGTCATCGGTGCCTCGGGCTCGGGTAAAACCACACTCTTACAACTGCTGGGCGGTTTGGACACGCCAAGCTCCGGGTCGGTGTCTATCTGTGGTAATAATCTAAGTGCCGTGAGTGAATTGAAACGCGGTGACCTGCGTAACCGCTATCTGGGTTTTGTGTATCAGTTTCATCATTTGTTACCGGAATTCTCGGCCCTGGAAAATGTGGCCATGCCTTTGTTGATACGGCGCGAGAAATCCGAGGTAGCGTTTGCGGCAGCCAAAGACATTTTGGAGCAGGTTGGATTGGGTCATCGATTAACGCATAAACCCGGGATGTTGTCGGGCGGCGAACGCCAACG